The following proteins are co-located in the Manihot esculenta cultivar AM560-2 chromosome 7, M.esculenta_v8, whole genome shotgun sequence genome:
- the LOC110618847 gene encoding uncharacterized protein LOC110618847, producing MATHRKMDSEDQETLFHSYPCAYYVQSPSTISLANSAELKTHNLESTFHSPSRSDTNVLLNKNPEVSRFTLSRYSSSHGSNNSFLNEKKINGDENGVSRLIIVDGHGKGGYGVEEEEEDDDEDYYYGRKGGWWWRYCSFRRSSSCAWVSLQICWRLLASLGVALLVFYIATKPPSPKLSIKMGGIQQFGLGEGVDGTGVTTKILSCNCSMNLLIENKSKLFGLHLQPPLMEMFFGRLPFAMSRGSKLYAESHGSTLFKLYVGTKNKPMYGAGRNMQDLLDSGNGLPILIRVRLSSHFRVIPNLINPKYHHQAECLLFLDSSYDKKHRTQAYNSTCTVS from the exons ATGGCTACCCACAGAAAAATGGacagtgaagatcaagaaaccTTGTTTCATTCTTACCCATGTGCTTACTACGTGCAAAGCCCATCAACTATTTCTCTTGCAAACAGTGCAGAGCTCAAAACTCACAATCTTGAATCCACGTTTCACTCTCCATCAAGATCAGACACCAATGTTCTACTCAATAAAAACCCTGAGGTTTCAAGATTCACTCTCTCACGCTACTCCTCATCTCATGGTTCGAACAACTCTTTCTTGAATGAGAAGAAGATTAATGGAGATGAAAATGGTGTCAGCCGTTTGATCATTGTTGATGGGCATGGAAAAGGTGGTTATGGggtggaggaggaagaagaagatgacgATGAAGATTATTATTATGGGAGAAAAGGCGGGTGGTGGTGGAGATATTGTTCTTTTAGAAGAAGTTCTTCTTGTGCTTGGGTTTCTTTGCAAATATGTTGGAGATTATTGGCGAGTTTGGGAGTTGCCTTGCTTGTTTTCTACATAGCTACTAAGCCGCCGTCACCGAAATTGTCTATCAAG ATGGGAGGAATCCAGCAATTCGGACTAGGGGAAGGAGTAGATGGCACAGGTGTTACAACTAAGATCCTTTCCTGTAATTGTTCAATGAATCTTCTCATTGAAAACAAGTCTAAGCTCTTTGGCCTTCACCTCCAACCTCCATTAATGGAAATGTTCTTCGGTCGCCTTCCTTTCGCTATGTCAAGG GGATCAAAACTATATGCTGAAAGCCATGGGTCAACATTGTTCAAATTGTACGTGGGAACAAAAAACAAACCCATGTATGGAGCAGGAAGAAACATGCAGGACTTGTTAGACTCTGGAAATGGGTTGCCAATTCTGATCAGAGTCAGATTGAGCTCTCATTTTCGTGTGATTCCGAATCTTATAAACCCAAAATATCATCACCAAGCAGAATGCCTGTTGTTCCTGGACAGCTCTTATGATAAGAAACATCGGACCCAAGCTTATAACAGCACCTGCACTGTGTCTTAA